One Nitrospirota bacterium genomic region harbors:
- a CDS encoding transketolase C-terminal domain-containing protein: protein MDITAVNQIAEVHDIILSLEEHNIHGGLGSAVAEVLAENSYRGHFKRIGISDSTGKHIGTADYLREKHGLTPETIYNQILKIMKIT from the coding sequence TTGGATATAACCGCTGTTAATCAAATTGCTGAAGTGCACGACATTATTTTGTCTCTGGAAGAACATAATATTCACGGTGGACTTGGCTCTGCCGTTGCAGAGGTGCTTGCTGAAAACAGCTACAGAGGGCATTTTAAGAGAATTGGAATCTCAGATAGCACAGGAAAGCATATTGGAACGGCTGATTATCTGAGAGAAAAACATGGTCTTACTCCTGAAACGATATACAATCAAATTTTGAAGATAATGAA